A single Apostichopus japonicus isolate 1M-3 chromosome 11, ASM3797524v1, whole genome shotgun sequence DNA region contains:
- the LOC139975622 gene encoding uncharacterized protein, producing the protein MEATKSSMVVSQFLENIGLAELKPQLEAHRIDDEVFELLDDESITQIIPKLGLRLKFKHHYNLRCNSLSEAHRIDDEVFELLDDESITQIIPKLGLRLKFKHHYNLRCNSLSEGRCKLSAILDSI; encoded by the exons ATGGAAGCCACTAAAAGTTCGATGGTCGTTTCACAATTTCTGGAAAACATCGGCCTAGCGGAACTGAAGCCACAATTAGAAG CTCACAGGATTGATGATGAAGTATTTGAGTTACTGGATGACGAGAGCATAACACAGATAATCCCCAAACTCGGTCTTCGTTTAAAGTTTAAACATCACTACAACCTAAGGTGCAACTCTCTTTCAGAAg CTCACAGGATTGATGATGAAGTATTTGAGTTACTGGATGACGAGAGCATAACACAGATAATCCCCAAACTCGGTCTTCGTTTAAAGTTTAAACATCACTACAACCTAAGGTGCAACTCTCTTTCAGAAg GAAGGTGTAAACTTAGCGCAATACTTGACTCAATTTGA